A genomic window from Bdellovibrio sp. SKB1291214 includes:
- a CDS encoding ArnT family glycosyltransferase, with product MKLILAALIPLSADEAYYWVWSHRLQLSYFDHPPMVAWLFYIGHFLEPLMHAVRWPAVILGHAAIWFGIQLLKKYINLEQVRTWVYLVLFSPLLGFGSLIVTPDLPVIFFWIFSLYCFDLVLERKDLKSYALLGIALGLGFCAKYHIVLFVPCLVAYVLIEKKWNLINWRHVPATLAAGLIFCLPVIFWNYQNDFASFRFQIEHGFERPSYNPEWTISYVLAQIIIIFPWVLWAAAKAKPITQLRYLIYFAWVPLLFFFGTSFKALVEANWPIVAYPGVLMLAAMHPAMTKWKKYYVGFYGVLIVAVLIALFVPQIRDMNPKIGEPFILQNLAEETRDYRPLYADSYQMSSSLWYFSKSPVYKLKDISRFDFFDTLPEAKPAGNKFYLVKHEGNGLPAWVSEQQWTLQEVKKIAPDFVVLEITRP from the coding sequence GTGAAACTTATTTTGGCGGCACTGATTCCTCTCAGTGCCGACGAAGCCTACTACTGGGTTTGGTCTCATCGTTTACAATTAAGTTATTTCGACCATCCACCTATGGTTGCGTGGCTGTTTTATATAGGGCATTTTCTTGAGCCCCTGATGCACGCTGTTCGTTGGCCCGCAGTTATTTTAGGTCATGCCGCCATCTGGTTTGGCATTCAGCTTTTAAAGAAATATATAAACCTAGAACAAGTGCGGACTTGGGTATACTTAGTTCTATTTTCACCACTGTTAGGATTTGGCTCACTTATCGTTACTCCGGATTTACCGGTGATCTTTTTTTGGATCTTTAGCTTGTACTGTTTCGATTTGGTGTTGGAAAGAAAAGACCTTAAAAGTTATGCTCTCTTAGGTATCGCGTTGGGTTTAGGCTTTTGTGCGAAATACCACATCGTCTTATTTGTTCCATGCCTTGTGGCGTATGTCCTTATTGAAAAAAAATGGAACTTAATTAACTGGCGACATGTTCCTGCAACCCTGGCTGCTGGTTTGATTTTTTGTCTCCCTGTTATTTTTTGGAATTATCAGAATGATTTCGCGTCATTCAGATTTCAAATTGAACACGGCTTCGAGCGTCCATCCTATAACCCGGAATGGACTATTTCCTATGTCCTCGCACAAATCATAATTATTTTTCCATGGGTGCTATGGGCTGCTGCCAAAGCAAAGCCGATCACTCAACTGCGCTATTTAATCTATTTTGCGTGGGTGCCCTTATTGTTTTTCTTTGGAACATCATTCAAAGCCTTGGTCGAAGCCAATTGGCCGATCGTTGCTTATCCTGGTGTTTTAATGTTGGCAGCCATGCATCCGGCAATGACTAAGTGGAAGAAGTATTATGTGGGCTTTTATGGCGTATTGATCGTCGCCGTACTAATTGCGCTTTTTGTTCCACAAATTCGCGACATGAACCCGAAAATTGGTGAACCTTTCATTCTTCAAAATCTTGCCGAAGAGACGAGGGATTACAGACCTCTGTACGCAGATTCTTACCAAATGTCATCGTCACTTTGGTATTTCAGCAAATCACCCGTATATAAACTCAAAGATATCAGCCGTTTCGACTTTTTTGACACTCTTCCCGAAGCAAAACCTGCGGGAAATAAGTTTTATTTGGTGAAGCATGAAGGCAATGGTTTACCGGCTTGGGTTTCCGAACAACAATGGACTCTTCAGGAAGTGAAAAAAATTGCTCCTGACTTTGTTGTTTTGGAAATCACACGCCCATGA
- a CDS encoding helix-turn-helix domain-containing protein, with translation MKKTGEILKAAREEKGLSLNEVALSLKISSKVLKAIEEGDESQLPAKTFLRGFVKSYATLLRLDADKILESFYEEMGSTRPQPYIRPSTTPERDMVIDSKPEPSEPSEATVTPIRKAAPAQTTPNDYSPLNKKNNTKTIVAIVLLCVLAGLIIFTKKMIDKYSKEAEVPSSQVAQTMEGATAVDGEAPTLTEPMTSQSPTPSNSPLESITKSDSAKPEPITKSTPAPTPSATETAKASPSPSATHTPSPSPTPSVSPSVTASSTATASPSPSASPTPKDEKPKPVELIVEALDTVEIEYSSPNGKPQKIKLSAEQVHTFKSKSGLKINFSNGGAVNLILNGKELGIPGDLGKPIKLSY, from the coding sequence ATGAAGAAAACAGGTGAGATACTCAAGGCAGCACGTGAAGAAAAAGGCCTCTCTCTGAATGAAGTGGCCCTGTCACTTAAGATCAGCAGCAAAGTTTTGAAAGCCATCGAAGAAGGCGACGAAAGCCAACTACCCGCAAAAACTTTCTTGCGCGGCTTTGTAAAAAGTTACGCGACCTTACTCCGTCTGGATGCTGATAAGATTCTAGAATCTTTTTACGAAGAAATGGGCAGCACTCGTCCACAACCTTACATTCGCCCCTCGACAACTCCTGAACGAGACATGGTTATTGATTCTAAACCGGAACCTTCAGAGCCCTCAGAAGCTACGGTGACTCCTATTCGGAAAGCAGCTCCTGCGCAAACAACACCTAACGACTATTCTCCGCTGAATAAAAAGAACAACACGAAAACTATCGTGGCCATCGTTCTTTTGTGTGTGCTAGCCGGACTAATTATTTTCACTAAAAAGATGATCGATAAGTATTCTAAAGAAGCTGAAGTTCCATCTTCTCAAGTTGCACAAACAATGGAAGGTGCGACGGCGGTTGACGGTGAAGCGCCAACTTTGACAGAGCCAATGACTTCTCAAAGCCCGACACCTTCAAATTCTCCTCTGGAATCAATCACGAAATCTGACTCTGCTAAGCCGGAGCCGATCACAAAATCGACCCCGGCTCCAACACCTTCTGCGACTGAGACTGCAAAAGCTTCTCCGAGCCCCTCTGCAACTCACACTCCGTCGCCATCACCGACGCCGTCTGTTTCTCCATCGGTAACAGCGTCATCTACGGCAACAGCTTCTCCTTCTCCTTCGGCATCTCCAACACCGAAAGATGAAAAGCCAAAACCAGTTGAGCTGATCGTGGAAGCTTTGGATACTGTGGAAATCGAATATTCTTCGCCAAACGGAAAACCACAGAAAATTAAACTTTCTGCGGAACAGGTTCATACATTCAAAAGCAAAAGCGGTTTGAAGATTAACTTCTCAAACGGTGGTGCAGTTAACTTGATCTTGAATGGAAAAGAATTGGGCATCCCGGGCGACTTGGGTAAGCCAATTAAACTGAGTTACTAG
- a CDS encoding tetratricopeptide repeat protein, which yields MRKWIIAACALTMVGCASWKKDKEKSELYLRMGNALIEEANYPNAIVALQKAQELDPTNPAVANAMGQALFMRERYDLAEKQFRKAVTMDAKYSDARNNLARTLIEEGKYAEADKELTMVLDDLTYSGVDKAFTNLGLSKFNQKKYAAAQDAFLKVLKVKSDDCWANSYYGRALFEEKKYSQASEALDRAIGMCQKALVDEPHYYSALAYYRLGEKSKAIARFEEIIRYYPEGKYREKAKGMLDLIRKAQ from the coding sequence ATGCGTAAATGGATTATCGCTGCCTGTGCTCTCACTATGGTGGGATGTGCAAGTTGGAAAAAGGACAAAGAAAAATCTGAGTTGTATCTTCGAATGGGCAACGCCCTTATCGAAGAGGCCAACTATCCGAATGCCATTGTAGCCCTTCAAAAAGCACAAGAGTTAGATCCCACAAATCCCGCGGTAGCAAATGCCATGGGCCAAGCGCTGTTTATGCGCGAACGCTATGACCTTGCAGAAAAACAGTTCCGCAAAGCTGTTACCATGGATGCGAAATACTCTGATGCTCGCAATAACTTAGCGCGAACCCTGATCGAAGAGGGCAAATACGCTGAAGCCGACAAAGAGCTGACGATGGTTTTGGATGATCTGACTTATAGCGGAGTGGACAAGGCTTTCACAAACCTTGGCCTTTCCAAATTCAATCAAAAAAAATATGCCGCTGCTCAGGACGCTTTTTTGAAGGTTTTGAAAGTCAAATCCGATGATTGCTGGGCCAACTCATACTATGGTCGAGCTTTGTTCGAAGAAAAAAAATACTCCCAAGCATCTGAGGCTTTAGATCGTGCAATTGGCATGTGTCAAAAGGCCCTCGTCGATGAGCCACACTATTACTCAGCCCTTGCGTATTACCGTCTGGGAGAAAAGTCCAAAGCCATCGCTCGTTTTGAAGAAATCATTCGCTACTATCCTGAAGGCAAATACCGTGAAAAAGCCAAGGGCATGCTGGATCTGATTCGAAAGGCTCAATAA
- a CDS encoding class I SAM-dependent RNA methyltransferase: MIVNSRIQVKIEKMAIGGAGIARHDGLVIFVPLAAPGDELIVEVTTAKKNFAEARIVDILKPGPSRRTPPCPVANICGGCNWQQIIEPEQQKQKESLVFETIKKFNPELNFDYLPLQASPRTFRYRNRIQPKFHNGRFGFFARNSHEIVEIDDCPITEEVLTKKFPEVRQWAADKKSRELLRLEMYISENEEVRYGLITDDDDGIGFSQVNRFQNPHLLETTLNWAGDVEYPQVFDLYAGSGNFTFPLMQKYKNADVTAVELNPKLVERGRGLNKDKRLRYFMSDVESYMRRANIQSQDLVVLDPPRAGASEYIMRSLAAAGPQKIIYISCHPVSLARDLKWFFAWAQKLGKNFRLERVQTFEMFPQTDHVETIAELRVDS, from the coding sequence GTGATCGTAAATTCTCGTATCCAAGTTAAGATCGAGAAAATGGCCATCGGTGGAGCGGGCATCGCCCGTCACGATGGCCTTGTTATTTTTGTGCCTCTTGCGGCACCTGGCGATGAGCTTATAGTTGAAGTTACCACGGCTAAAAAGAATTTTGCCGAAGCACGTATCGTTGATATTTTAAAACCAGGTCCTTCACGCAGAACTCCGCCATGTCCTGTCGCAAATATTTGCGGTGGGTGTAACTGGCAACAAATCATTGAGCCTGAACAACAAAAACAAAAAGAGTCGTTGGTTTTCGAAACCATCAAAAAATTCAATCCTGAATTAAATTTCGACTATTTGCCACTGCAAGCGAGCCCACGTACATTCCGTTATCGCAATCGTATTCAACCAAAGTTTCACAACGGCCGCTTCGGATTTTTCGCAAGAAACTCCCATGAAATTGTCGAAATTGACGATTGTCCAATCACTGAGGAAGTTCTGACGAAAAAATTTCCAGAAGTCAGACAATGGGCCGCGGATAAAAAGTCTCGAGAGCTTTTGCGTCTTGAAATGTATATTTCTGAAAACGAAGAAGTTCGCTATGGTTTAATCACTGACGATGACGACGGTATCGGTTTTTCCCAAGTAAACCGTTTTCAAAATCCACATTTGTTAGAAACGACATTAAATTGGGCCGGCGATGTCGAGTATCCACAAGTTTTTGATCTGTACGCCGGTTCGGGAAATTTCACGTTTCCGTTAATGCAGAAGTATAAAAATGCGGATGTCACCGCCGTGGAACTAAATCCCAAACTGGTGGAACGTGGTCGAGGTTTGAACAAAGATAAACGCCTGCGCTATTTCATGTCTGACGTGGAAAGCTACATGCGCAGAGCAAATATTCAATCTCAGGACCTTGTCGTCCTAGACCCTCCCCGAGCAGGCGCAAGCGAGTATATTATGCGCTCTTTAGCGGCTGCCGGTCCCCAAAAGATCATTTACATCAGTTGCCATCCGGTTTCTTTAGCTCGAGATCTGAAATGGTTTTTCGCATGGGCTCAAAAGCTCGGCAAAAATTTCCGCCTCGAGAGAGTGCAAACCTTCGAGATGTTCCCGCAGACAGACCACGTAGAGACTATTGCTGAGCTCAGGGTTGACTCTTAG
- the ndk gene encoding nucleoside-diphosphate kinase — protein MAIEQTFSIIKPNAMKKNAIGDIVSMFEANGLKIAAAKIVVLSADKAGEFYAEHKARPFFGELVSFMTSGPVMLMCLQGEGAVLKNREIMGATDPKKANPGTIRSKFGDNVGENAVHGSDSVESAARELALFFEKHEICNA, from the coding sequence ATGGCTATCGAACAAACATTCTCAATCATCAAACCAAACGCTATGAAAAAAAATGCTATCGGTGACATCGTAAGCATGTTCGAAGCAAACGGTTTGAAAATCGCTGCTGCTAAAATCGTTGTGTTGTCTGCTGATAAAGCTGGCGAATTCTACGCTGAACACAAAGCTCGTCCATTCTTCGGCGAACTAGTTTCTTTCATGACTTCTGGTCCAGTTATGTTGATGTGCTTGCAAGGTGAAGGCGCAGTTTTGAAAAACCGTGAAATCATGGGCGCAACTGATCCTAAAAAAGCTAACCCAGGAACTATCCGTTCTAAATTCGGCGACAACGTAGGTGAAAACGCGGTTCACGGTTCTGATTCTGTTGAATCTGCTGCTCGCGAACTTGCATTGTTCTTCGAAAAACACGAAATCTGCAACGCGTAG
- a CDS encoding AGE family epimerase/isomerase has product MTPSQRIEFSKNWLSNDVFPLWSGKGIDRKNGGFEENLTFEGEPMDMPRRAMVQSRQIYSFLTGLRMNVVSKDIATFAVNQGVRYMIDKFQQPSGAFIYSVNVDGTPKSMNPDLYTQAFALFGLAQAYQLDPKPEYKTRAKDLIKYLYRERSVKAGGFTELDEKGNVSYKSNPHMHMFESAIAWMQIDKDPEWWKLGQELCELALNKFIDKQTGVLGEIFDENWNHVRENGRFMYEPGHQYEWSWLFSLYQDLTGKDTKAIRHHLFLSAEKHGTDPVRKIAFDEMWSDFTPKTISSRFWPQGERIKAAVRLGKEVPPSEQAPYHKGADDAMDTLFKFFGTPKKGMWYDQLSAQDTFSGNFSKSSSLYHIINALEEYVNLRN; this is encoded by the coding sequence ATGACTCCTTCTCAACGCATTGAGTTTTCTAAAAACTGGCTGTCTAACGACGTCTTTCCACTTTGGAGCGGCAAAGGTATTGATCGCAAAAACGGTGGCTTTGAGGAAAATCTGACGTTTGAAGGCGAGCCTATGGATATGCCTCGCCGAGCGATGGTACAATCTCGCCAAATTTATTCGTTCTTAACGGGTCTTCGTATGAATGTTGTTTCAAAAGACATTGCGACATTCGCAGTTAACCAGGGCGTTAGGTACATGATCGACAAGTTCCAGCAGCCCTCTGGCGCTTTCATTTATTCTGTGAATGTCGACGGCACCCCAAAAAGTATGAATCCAGATCTTTACACGCAAGCCTTTGCTTTGTTTGGTTTGGCTCAAGCATATCAATTGGATCCAAAGCCAGAATATAAAACTCGCGCAAAGGATTTGATTAAATATCTTTATCGTGAGCGCAGTGTGAAAGCCGGTGGTTTTACAGAATTGGATGAAAAAGGAAATGTTTCCTATAAATCAAATCCGCACATGCACATGTTTGAATCTGCTATCGCCTGGATGCAAATCGATAAAGATCCTGAGTGGTGGAAATTGGGACAAGAGCTGTGCGAGCTGGCCTTAAATAAATTCATCGACAAGCAAACAGGTGTTCTGGGTGAGATTTTTGATGAAAACTGGAACCACGTTCGGGAAAACGGCCGTTTCATGTACGAGCCTGGTCACCAATATGAGTGGTCGTGGTTGTTTTCGCTCTATCAAGATTTGACTGGCAAAGACACCAAGGCTATCCGCCATCACCTTTTCCTGTCCGCCGAAAAGCACGGCACCGATCCTGTTCGTAAAATCGCATTCGACGAAATGTGGAGTGATTTCACGCCTAAAACTATTTCCTCCCGTTTCTGGCCACAGGGTGAGCGTATTAAAGCAGCAGTTCGCTTAGGTAAGGAAGTTCCCCCATCTGAGCAGGCGCCTTACCATAAGGGAGCTGATGACGCGATGGATACCCTGTTCAAGTTCTTTGGAACGCCTAAAAAGGGAATGTGGTACGACCAGCTTTCAGCTCAGGATACTTTTTCTGGAAATTTCTCTAAATCCAGCTCTTTGTACCATATTATCAATGCCTTAGAGGAGTACGTAAACTTGCGAAACTAG
- a CDS encoding trypsin-like serine peptidase: MRILGLIVLFILCACTPKGSGLITSAEREGVLYDGDSRQEVTTSDRTYIVGQATAMIFDGNKKSFPSLGEMYPLCQDERFQDQKLIGFCSGVLIAPNKVLTAAHCMQESTRCQSSHFVFGAFNGVQNLAIYSCKNVAQLDRKLDYAIVELDREVARVTPVKAASSFDLNDQDFVLSMSYPLGLPLKQDIGKVLDSSPDSSFFKVAVDTFSGSSGSPLFDKKGQLVGILSRGEDDILEDDIYRVQTQGGCVNFNSCANGQCRGETFLKTSHISNKL; encoded by the coding sequence ATGAGAATTCTTGGACTTATCGTTTTATTTATTCTTTGTGCGTGCACACCAAAGGGCTCGGGCCTAATCACATCTGCAGAACGTGAAGGTGTCCTGTATGACGGGGATTCCCGCCAAGAAGTAACTACTTCGGATCGCACCTACATTGTGGGCCAAGCCACAGCGATGATCTTTGACGGAAATAAAAAGAGCTTTCCATCTTTAGGTGAAATGTACCCGCTATGCCAGGATGAGCGATTTCAAGATCAAAAACTAATCGGATTTTGCTCTGGCGTTTTGATTGCTCCAAATAAGGTGCTGACTGCAGCTCATTGCATGCAAGAATCCACTCGCTGCCAAAGTTCCCACTTTGTGTTTGGCGCCTTCAATGGCGTACAGAATCTTGCGATATATAGTTGCAAGAACGTTGCTCAGTTGGACCGAAAATTAGATTACGCAATCGTTGAATTAGATCGTGAAGTTGCGAGAGTTACTCCCGTGAAAGCGGCTTCTAGTTTTGATCTTAATGATCAAGATTTCGTTTTAAGCATGTCATACCCCTTGGGATTACCGCTAAAACAAGACATTGGAAAAGTTCTTGATTCATCACCAGACAGTTCATTTTTCAAAGTAGCTGTGGATACTTTTTCAGGTAGTTCGGGATCGCCCCTATTTGACAAGAAAGGACAGCTTGTCGGGATCCTAAGTCGTGGCGAAGATGATATCTTGGAAGACGATATTTACCGGGTACAAACACAAGGTGGGTGCGTCAACTTTAACAGCTGCGCCAATGGACAGTGCCGCGGCGAAACCTTTTTAAAAACGTCACACATCAGCAACAAACTCTAA
- the sucD gene encoding succinate--CoA ligase subunit alpha, translated as MAILINKNTKVICQGFTGAQGTFHSEQALAYGTKMVGGVTPGKGGTTHIGLPVFNTVKEAKAATGCNASVIFVPPPFAADSIMEAVDADLDLVICITEGIPVLDMVKVKEYMKGKRTRLVGPNCPGVITPGECKIGIMPGHIHKPGRIGVLSRSGTLTYEAVGQLTALGIGQSTCVGIGGDPVNGTNFIDVLKLFNEDPDTDGVIMIGEIGGSAEEEAAEYIKNHFKKPVTAFIAGAAAPAGKRMGHAGAIISGGKGTAEAKFAALEAAGCKISRSPADMGTTMQSMLKK; from the coding sequence ATGGCAATTCTTATTAACAAAAACACAAAAGTAATCTGCCAAGGTTTCACTGGTGCTCAAGGTACATTCCACTCTGAGCAAGCATTGGCATACGGAACTAAAATGGTTGGTGGCGTGACTCCAGGTAAAGGTGGCACAACTCACATTGGTCTTCCAGTGTTCAACACTGTAAAAGAAGCTAAAGCTGCAACTGGTTGCAACGCTTCTGTGATCTTCGTACCTCCTCCATTTGCTGCGGACTCTATCATGGAAGCTGTTGATGCTGATTTGGATCTTGTGATCTGTATCACTGAGGGCATCCCAGTACTTGATATGGTTAAAGTAAAAGAATACATGAAGGGTAAACGCACTCGTTTGGTTGGTCCAAACTGCCCAGGTGTTATCACTCCAGGCGAATGCAAAATCGGTATTATGCCAGGCCACATCCACAAACCAGGTCGTATCGGCGTTCTTTCACGTTCCGGCACATTGACTTACGAAGCTGTTGGTCAATTGACTGCACTTGGTATCGGTCAATCGACTTGCGTAGGTATCGGTGGTGACCCAGTGAATGGCACAAACTTCATCGACGTTTTGAAATTGTTCAATGAAGATCCAGATACTGACGGCGTAATCATGATCGGTGAAATCGGTGGTTCTGCAGAGGAAGAAGCTGCCGAATACATCAAAAATCACTTCAAAAAACCTGTGACTGCGTTCATCGCTGGTGCTGCGGCTCCTGCTGGTAAACGTATGGGTCACGCTGGTGCCATCATCAGTGGTGGTAAGGGTACTGCTGAAGCTAAATTCGCGGCTCTAGAGGCTGCTGGTTGCAAAATCTCTCGCTCTCCTGCTGACATGGGAACGACAATGCAATCCATGCTTAAGAAGTAG
- the sucC gene encoding ADP-forming succinate--CoA ligase subunit beta, with the protein MNIHEYQAKEVLRKFGVATLKGKLAHSPEEAVAAAKEIGGSVWVVKAQIHAGGRGKGGGVKVAKSLDEVADYTKKMIGMTLVTHQTGPEGKVVQKVFIEQGCNIAKEYYVACLIDRATGRAAIMASSEGGMDIEEVAEHNPNAIKKVDIDPTVGLMPFQARQLAFEIGMSPEIVNKAVKFFSGLYNAFIATDCSIAEINPLVVTKEGDVLCLDAKMNFDSNSLFRHPDIVEMRDLNEEEPSEIEASKFDLAFIKLDGNIGCLVNGAGLAMATLDIIKLHGAEPANFLDVGGGANKEKVTEAFKIILKDKNVKGILVNIFGGIMKCDIIAEGVIAASKELGLKVPLVVRLEGTNVELGKKMLKESGLNITPADNLTDAAKKIVAAIKG; encoded by the coding sequence ATGAATATTCATGAGTATCAGGCTAAAGAAGTCTTGAGAAAATTCGGAGTAGCGACGCTTAAAGGTAAGCTTGCTCACTCTCCAGAAGAAGCAGTTGCTGCTGCTAAAGAAATCGGTGGATCAGTTTGGGTTGTAAAAGCTCAAATCCACGCTGGTGGCCGCGGTAAAGGCGGTGGTGTTAAAGTTGCTAAGTCTTTGGATGAAGTTGCAGACTACACTAAAAAAATGATCGGCATGACTTTGGTGACTCATCAAACAGGTCCTGAAGGCAAAGTTGTTCAAAAAGTTTTCATCGAACAAGGTTGCAACATCGCTAAAGAATATTACGTAGCATGTTTGATCGACCGCGCGACTGGAAGAGCTGCAATAATGGCTTCTTCTGAAGGCGGTATGGATATCGAGGAAGTTGCTGAACACAATCCAAACGCGATTAAAAAAGTAGACATCGATCCAACTGTTGGTTTGATGCCTTTCCAAGCTCGTCAATTGGCTTTTGAAATTGGAATGTCTCCAGAGATCGTTAACAAAGCTGTTAAGTTCTTCTCTGGTTTGTACAACGCTTTCATCGCAACTGACTGCTCTATCGCTGAAATCAATCCTCTAGTTGTAACTAAAGAGGGCGATGTTCTTTGCCTAGACGCTAAAATGAACTTCGATTCAAACTCTTTGTTCAGACATCCAGATATCGTTGAAATGCGCGATCTTAACGAAGAAGAACCTTCTGAAATTGAAGCCTCTAAGTTCGATCTAGCGTTCATCAAACTTGATGGTAACATCGGTTGCTTGGTGAATGGTGCGGGACTTGCGATGGCGACTTTGGATATCATCAAATTGCATGGTGCTGAACCTGCAAACTTCTTGGATGTTGGCGGCGGCGCTAACAAAGAGAAAGTAACTGAAGCGTTCAAAATCATCCTTAAAGACAAAAACGTTAAAGGCATCTTGGTTAACATCTTCGGTGGTATCATGAAATGTGACATCATCGCTGAGGGCGTAATCGCTGCTTCTAAAGAGTTGGGTCTTAAAGTTCCATTGGTTGTACGTCTTGAAGGTACAAACGTGGAACTTGGTAAAAAAATGTTGAAAGAGTCTGGCTTGAACATCACTCCAGCGGACAATTTGACTGATGCAGCTAAGAAAATCGTTGCTGCGATTAAAGGATAA
- a CDS encoding ABC transporter ATP-binding protein — translation MTSALRLENVTVAFDSHVVLRSVNLDIKSGEAFVIVGPSGQGKTTLLKTLSGLVTPQDGKVFVEQNAWLTLSNKERLPQLKKMGILFQKNALFDSLTSLENICFPLRETSTLTEWEITKKAESFLDAVGIPHARDLYPDEISGGMQKRLGIARALALDPKIIFYDDPTAGLDPITSKKIISLIKTLQQQNNSTVVAVTNDMNRAYQMADRIAMVVDQEVIVTGTPQETESHSDPRVRQFVRGLLQGPLTALDPV, via the coding sequence ATGACAAGTGCACTCCGTCTTGAAAACGTGACTGTGGCTTTTGACTCACACGTCGTGTTGCGCTCCGTAAATCTGGATATAAAGTCCGGCGAAGCTTTTGTTATCGTGGGCCCCAGTGGGCAAGGTAAAACGACTCTACTTAAAACTCTTTCAGGCCTTGTAACCCCTCAAGATGGCAAAGTTTTTGTTGAACAAAACGCCTGGCTAACGCTGAGCAATAAAGAGCGCTTGCCGCAGCTTAAAAAGATGGGGATTTTGTTTCAAAAAAATGCCCTGTTTGATTCCCTGACCTCCCTTGAAAATATCTGTTTTCCTTTGCGTGAGACATCAACCCTGACGGAGTGGGAAATAACAAAAAAAGCGGAAAGTTTTTTAGATGCCGTGGGCATTCCCCATGCACGTGATTTATATCCTGATGAAATCAGTGGAGGCATGCAAAAACGCCTAGGAATCGCTCGGGCATTGGCTCTTGATCCTAAGATCATTTTCTATGATGACCCGACTGCGGGTTTAGATCCGATAACTTCAAAAAAAATTATCTCTCTGATTAAGACTTTGCAGCAGCAAAATAATTCCACAGTAGTCGCGGTGACGAATGATATGAATCGTGCTTATCAAATGGCTGACAGAATTGCGATGGTGGTGGATCAAGAAGTCATCGTCACGGGGACGCCTCAAGAAACAGAAAGCCATTCTGATCCACGCGTGCGCCAGTTTG